The Ornithinimicrobium faecis genome includes a window with the following:
- a CDS encoding ABC transporter permease, producing MTGPLPTDRVAEPSDVRAAPTARRILAQAGFEARGLLSHGEQLLVSIVLPLMALVGLALTDAPSLGDGERIDVATAGVLALAVISTAFTGQAILLGFERRYGVLRMLGTTPLGRGGLLLAKAVSVLAVLAVQFVVLGVIAAFLGWSPQAAGIPGALLVTVAGVLAFASLAALIGGTLRAEGVLALANLLWILLAALGGVLISAARYPAPWDTVVSFLPSSALGDGMRIALVDGGFPLAEIVVLLVWTGLASALAVRHLRWSD from the coding sequence ATGACCGGTCCCCTGCCCACCGACCGGGTGGCCGAGCCGAGCGATGTGCGGGCCGCACCCACGGCGCGTCGCATCCTGGCCCAGGCAGGCTTCGAGGCGCGCGGTCTGCTCAGCCACGGCGAGCAACTGCTCGTCAGCATCGTCCTGCCCCTCATGGCGCTCGTCGGTCTCGCCCTCACCGACGCGCCGTCTCTCGGGGACGGGGAGCGGATCGACGTGGCCACGGCCGGTGTGCTCGCGCTCGCGGTCATCTCGACCGCCTTCACCGGACAGGCCATCCTGCTGGGCTTCGAGCGACGCTATGGCGTGCTGCGCATGCTCGGCACCACTCCCCTGGGCCGCGGCGGTCTGCTGCTGGCCAAGGCGGTCTCGGTCCTCGCCGTGCTCGCCGTCCAGTTTGTCGTGCTCGGCGTCATCGCGGCCTTCCTCGGGTGGAGCCCTCAGGCAGCCGGGATCCCCGGCGCTCTGCTGGTGACCGTGGCCGGCGTGCTGGCCTTCGCCTCCCTCGCCGCGCTGATCGGCGGCACCCTGCGGGCCGAGGGCGTGCTCGCCCTGGCCAACCTGCTGTGGATCCTGCTGGCAGCGCTCGGCGGTGTCCTGATCTCAGCTGCTCGATATCCCGCCCCCTGGGACACGGTCGTCAGTTTCCTGCCGTCCTCCGCGCTGGGCGACGGGATGCGCATCGCCCTCGTCGACGGTGGCTTCCCGCTGGCGGAGATCGTGGTCCTGCTGGTGTGGACCGGGCTCGCCTCGGCCCTGGCCGTGCGGCACCTGCGCTGGTCCGACTGA
- a CDS encoding COX15/CtaA family protein, whose product MTSPWLRRTLITNLVLQVLIVVTGGLVRLSGSGLGCPTWPRCETGSFTPVIHDAITFHPFIEFGNRLLSMVVGFVALLTIWAVWRWARDRKPMMGLALGILGITIGQGVLGGITVLTGLHPTTVMAHFLVSMTLIVLSTALVLREREPDVPARPVVPLIVRQLGLATGAVLAVVLVLGTVVTGSGPHSGDAEEPARFGFDPRTISWLHADAVMLFMGLVVAMVVATSLIAGAARSRGWWGAVLLVSLGQGVIGYTQYLTGLPEILVLLHMLGAAALTVTVTGGLLTLWARDPARVDPAPAEQTLSA is encoded by the coding sequence GTGACCTCCCCCTGGCTCCGCCGGACCCTTATCACCAACCTCGTCCTCCAGGTCCTGATCGTCGTGACCGGCGGTCTGGTCCGCCTGTCCGGGAGCGGGCTGGGGTGCCCGACGTGGCCGCGCTGCGAGACGGGATCGTTCACGCCCGTGATCCACGACGCGATCACGTTCCACCCCTTCATTGAGTTCGGCAACCGACTGCTGAGCATGGTCGTCGGCTTCGTCGCCCTGCTCACTATCTGGGCCGTGTGGCGCTGGGCCAGGGACCGCAAGCCGATGATGGGGCTGGCCCTGGGCATCCTCGGCATCACGATCGGGCAGGGGGTCCTCGGTGGCATCACGGTCCTGACCGGGCTGCACCCCACCACCGTGATGGCGCACTTCCTGGTGTCGATGACCCTCATCGTGCTCAGCACCGCGCTGGTCCTGCGCGAGCGCGAGCCCGACGTCCCCGCGCGCCCCGTCGTGCCGTTGATCGTCCGGCAACTGGGCCTGGCGACCGGCGCCGTGCTGGCCGTCGTCCTGGTGCTCGGCACGGTCGTGACCGGCTCCGGCCCACACTCAGGTGACGCCGAGGAGCCGGCCCGGTTCGGCTTTGATCCCCGCACGATCTCGTGGCTGCACGCTGATGCGGTGATGTTGTTTATGGGCCTGGTGGTGGCCATGGTCGTCGCCACGAGCTTGATCGCGGGTGCCGCGCGGTCCCGTGGTTGGTGGGGTGCGGTCCTGCTGGTCTCACTGGGCCAGGGCGTCATCGGCTACACGCAATACCTGACCGGCCTCCCCGAGATCCTGGTCCTCCTGCACATGCTCGGCGCGGCCGCGTTGACGG
- a CDS encoding ABC transporter ATP-binding protein → MIRVHQLTRAFGRVQALDGVEWTAQPGQVTCLLGPNGAGKTTTVEIAEGLQHADSGTVEVLGTDPWRASAEHRARVGVMLQDGGLPQSVKPLALLHHLARFYAAPADVEALVTELDINDFAGTTVRRLSGGQRQRVALAAALVGRPDVLFLDEPTAGLDPHVRRTVWELIARTAREGATVVVTTHSFEEAERLADHLVIMARGRTVAEGTPAQVAGGETLESAYFALTDRRETP, encoded by the coding sequence GTGATCCGCGTCCACCAGTTGACCCGTGCCTTCGGCCGGGTCCAGGCCCTCGACGGCGTCGAGTGGACAGCACAGCCAGGTCAGGTCACCTGTCTGCTAGGCCCCAACGGTGCGGGCAAGACGACCACCGTGGAGATCGCCGAGGGCCTCCAGCACGCCGACAGCGGGACCGTCGAGGTGCTGGGCACCGACCCCTGGCGCGCCAGCGCCGAACACCGGGCCAGGGTGGGCGTCATGTTGCAGGACGGCGGACTCCCCCAATCCGTCAAGCCTCTTGCCCTCCTGCACCACCTCGCCAGGTTCTATGCCGCCCCTGCGGACGTGGAGGCCCTGGTCACCGAGCTGGACATCAATGATTTTGCTGGCACCACGGTGCGACGACTCTCCGGCGGACAACGACAACGCGTCGCCCTGGCCGCCGCGCTGGTGGGACGCCCCGACGTGCTCTTCCTGGACGAGCCCACGGCAGGTCTGGATCCGCATGTGCGGCGGACGGTGTGGGAGCTCATCGCCCGCACCGCACGGGAGGGCGCCACGGTCGTGGTGACGACACACTCCTTCGAGGAGGCCGAGCGCCTCGCTGACCACCTGGTGATCATGGCCCGGGGGCGCACCGTCGCCGAGGGGACCCCCGCCCAGGTGGCGGGCGGGGAGACCCTCGAGTCGGCATACTTCGCGCTCACCGACAGGAGGGAGACGCCATGA